One Psychrobacillus glaciei genomic region harbors:
- a CDS encoding gluconeogenesis factor YvcK family protein: MNRTKHQKKIVIIGGGTGLSTLLRGLKNFPLDITAIVTVADDGGSSGRLRDEYDIPPPGDVRNVLAALSDVEPLVEEMFQYRFSNSTELEGHSLGNLMLTALTSITGDFANAIREMSQVLKVHGKVLPAANQIVTLHAQYEDNTIITGESKIPKYGQKIKKVFITPEDVKPLPETLKTIAEADIIAIGPGSLYTSILPNLLVLDIKKAIISSKAKKVYICNLMTQAGETSNYTASDHVQALINHIGENFIDTVLISKEEIPENVQYLYKQEKASPVKIDVEVLETLNIEIIKKDISVVYDGAVRHDSIKVAKWLVEYAG; this comes from the coding sequence ATGAATCGTACTAAACACCAGAAAAAAATAGTTATAATTGGTGGAGGTACAGGATTATCTACCTTACTTCGTGGTTTGAAGAATTTTCCACTCGATATTACAGCAATTGTTACTGTAGCAGATGATGGTGGAAGTTCTGGGCGATTACGAGATGAATATGATATTCCCCCACCTGGTGATGTTCGAAATGTTTTAGCAGCTCTTTCAGATGTCGAGCCCTTAGTGGAGGAAATGTTCCAGTATCGTTTTTCCAATTCTACTGAATTAGAAGGTCATTCATTAGGAAATTTAATGCTTACTGCTTTAACTTCTATTACGGGTGATTTTGCCAATGCAATCAGGGAAATGAGCCAAGTATTAAAAGTGCACGGAAAAGTACTTCCGGCTGCAAATCAGATAGTGACACTTCATGCGCAATATGAGGATAATACAATAATAACTGGGGAATCAAAAATTCCAAAGTATGGGCAGAAAATAAAGAAAGTGTTTATTACTCCTGAAGATGTGAAACCGTTACCAGAAACACTTAAAACCATTGCAGAAGCAGATATAATAGCAATTGGACCTGGGAGTCTTTATACAAGCATTCTTCCAAACTTATTAGTATTAGATATAAAAAAAGCGATAATCAGCTCAAAAGCAAAGAAAGTATATATTTGTAATTTAATGACCCAAGCTGGGGAAACGAGTAATTATACTGCGTCTGATCATGTTCAAGCACTTATAAATCATATAGGTGAAAATTTCATCGATACAGTTTTAATTAGCAAGGAAGAGATCCCAGAAAATGTACAATATTTATACAAACAAGAAAAAGCATCGCCTGTCAAAATAGATGTTGAAGTTTTAGAAACATTAAACATAGAAATCATAAAGAAAGATATTTCGGTGGTTTATGACGGTGCAGTTCGCCATGATTCCATAAAAGTAGCAAAATGGCTAGTAGAGTATGCAGGTTAA
- the rapZ gene encoding RNase adapter RapZ, which translates to MESQQKLETEVVIITGMSGAGKTVAIQSFEDLGYYCIDNLPPELLGTFITLMIDSNKQPRNIAAVMDLRGGEMFHSLADSVNNLQEATSVTPKVLFLDAEDEVLVRRYKETRRSHPLANSGLPLDGIKKERELLSDLKGRAQFIYNTSKMKPRELREKIQDEFSAKGSKVFTVNVMSFGFKHGIPIDADLVFDVRFLPNPYYIEELRLKSGLDEEVSSYVLKWVDTKTLIDKLTDLFLFMIPQYKREGKTQLVIAFGCTGGQHRSVTLAEFFGKQLKAEDKTIITHRDVTIRKD; encoded by the coding sequence ATGGAAAGTCAGCAAAAGCTTGAAACTGAAGTGGTGATTATCACTGGAATGTCAGGGGCGGGAAAGACAGTAGCAATTCAAAGTTTCGAAGACCTTGGTTATTATTGTATCGATAATTTGCCGCCGGAACTTTTAGGGACATTTATCACTTTAATGATAGATTCCAATAAACAGCCTCGCAATATTGCAGCAGTAATGGATTTGCGAGGAGGAGAAATGTTTCATTCATTAGCTGATTCGGTTAATAATCTACAAGAAGCAACATCTGTTACGCCAAAAGTTTTGTTTTTGGATGCAGAAGATGAAGTATTAGTGAGACGATATAAGGAAACTAGGAGGTCTCACCCCTTAGCAAACTCTGGACTTCCTTTAGATGGTATTAAAAAAGAGAGAGAATTACTGTCTGATTTAAAAGGAAGAGCACAATTCATATATAATACATCTAAAATGAAACCACGTGAATTAAGGGAAAAAATACAAGATGAATTTTCAGCTAAAGGTAGTAAAGTATTTACGGTTAATGTCATGTCATTTGGTTTTAAACATGGTATTCCGATAGATGCGGATTTAGTATTTGATGTTCGTTTTCTACCAAATCCTTACTATATAGAGGAATTACGATTGAAATCGGGACTAGATGAGGAAGTTTCTAGTTATGTTCTAAAATGGGTGGACACAAAAACGTTAATTGACAAGTTAACAGATTTGTTTTTATTTATGATTCCTCAATATAAACGGGAAGGTAAAACTCAGCTTGTCATTGCATTTGGATGTACTGGTGGGCAACATCGCTCCGTAACACTTGCTGAATTCTTTGGAAAACAATTAAAAGCAGAAGATAAGACGATTATTACGCATAGAGATGTTACAATAAGAAAGGATTGA
- a CDS encoding NUDIX domain-containing protein codes for MQRIANLLIYKDGQVLLLKKPRRNWYVAPGGKMEVGESILNSAIREFTEETNTIPINPHLKGIYTMVIEENGIQIDEWMLFTFVATNIEGTPFEETTEGILEWHAVEDLYVLPMAEGDRTNLLFAVREQGIQYGTFVYTPDFTLIKETIQQSVEGEVDNGKSAKA; via the coding sequence GTGCAGCGAATCGCAAATTTACTCATATACAAAGATGGGCAAGTTCTTTTATTGAAAAAGCCTAGAAGAAACTGGTATGTTGCTCCAGGAGGTAAAATGGAAGTGGGGGAGTCTATACTGAACTCTGCAATTCGAGAGTTTACAGAAGAGACAAATACGATTCCAATTAATCCTCATTTAAAGGGAATTTATACGATGGTCATTGAAGAAAATGGTATTCAAATAGACGAATGGATGCTATTTACATTTGTTGCAACAAATATAGAAGGAACCCCTTTTGAGGAAACGACAGAAGGCATTTTAGAATGGCATGCAGTAGAAGACTTATACGTACTGCCTATGGCTGAAGGTGATCGAACGAATCTGCTATTTGCGGTTCGAGAGCAAGGAATACAATATGGAACATTTGTATACACACCCGACTTTACGTTAATAAAAGAAACGATTCAACAGTCCGTGGAGGGAGAAGTAGACAATGGAAAGTCAGCAAAAGCTTGA
- the trxB gene encoding thioredoxin-disulfide reductase yields MTEEKIYDVIIIGAGPAGMTAAVYTSRGNLSTLMIERGIPGGQMANTEEVENYPGFETILGPELSTKMFDHAKKFGAEYAYGDVAEIVDGEQYKTVKVSGKEYKALAVIISSGAEYKKMGIPGETELGGRGVSYCAVCDGAFFKGKRLVVVGGGDSAVEEGAFLTKFADKVTIVHRRDALRAQKILQERAFSNEKIDFIWNTTLKEINGKDGKVAGVTLVSTVDGSESEFETDGVFVYVGMLPLTKPFVNLGILNENGYIVTNEKMETAVPGIFGAGDVREKMLRQIVTATGDGSIAAQAAQHYIENLKDKNIANV; encoded by the coding sequence ATGACTGAAGAAAAAATTTATGATGTAATTATAATTGGAGCTGGACCTGCGGGGATGACTGCTGCTGTATATACATCTCGTGGGAATCTTTCAACGCTTATGATAGAACGTGGTATTCCTGGTGGACAAATGGCGAATACGGAAGAAGTGGAAAACTATCCAGGTTTTGAAACCATTTTAGGACCTGAGCTCTCTACTAAAATGTTCGATCATGCAAAAAAATTTGGTGCCGAGTATGCATACGGTGATGTTGCGGAAATCGTGGATGGCGAACAATATAAAACGGTAAAAGTTAGTGGAAAAGAATATAAAGCATTAGCTGTAATTATTTCATCCGGTGCTGAGTATAAAAAGATGGGGATTCCAGGGGAAACAGAACTTGGAGGACGCGGTGTAAGTTATTGTGCAGTTTGTGATGGCGCATTTTTTAAAGGGAAAAGACTTGTTGTTGTCGGTGGAGGAGATTCTGCCGTTGAAGAAGGCGCATTTTTAACGAAGTTTGCAGATAAAGTAACGATTGTTCACCGTCGCGATGCGCTACGTGCTCAAAAGATTTTACAAGAACGTGCATTTTCCAATGAAAAAATCGACTTTATTTGGAACACAACATTAAAAGAAATTAATGGCAAAGACGGAAAAGTAGCTGGAGTGACATTAGTTTCTACAGTAGATGGTTCGGAAAGTGAGTTTGAAACGGACGGAGTTTTTGTATACGTAGGAATGTTACCTTTAACAAAACCATTCGTGAACTTAGGCATCTTAAACGAAAATGGATATATCGTGACGAATGAAAAAATGGAAACAGCAGTACCTGGAATTTTCGGTGCTGGAGACGTACGAGAAAAAATGCTTCGTCAAATTGTTACTGCAACAGGTGACGGTAGTATTGCCGCTCAAGCTGCACAGCATTATATTGAAAATTTAAAAGATAAAAATATTGCAAACGTATAA
- a CDS encoding tetratricopeptide repeat protein, which produces MNKKNKKVLKENIISFLPTGEYYYKKALDELQKEQYEKAHKYLKRAADLSPDDPLILMQYAILQMELDNFDWAHELLRNAHDIDPNESEIVFFLAEVNAHLGNFMDANRFAKMYVEMDIRGEYTEEAMEIVDFTEQEDLESMEMDSPSSEALFLQEKSRRLMEQGKFQEAVELLESLIIDNPDFWAAYNNLALAYFYVGEEEQAKALLHKVLSENRGNIHALCNLAVIHYYEKNTEELEEITDFLSKINPYFIEHRYKMGATFALIGKYEEAFKWLRSLQRKGFEGDPGFYFWLAHSAYFAGHEEIARNAWKALLKLDPEKAGFEPWLPQIKEINDQGTEHQKEFILEKLQNEHVSERIFGFYLLGKSKHRSEIISHPKWIVVDELGTMEKLFLAQSLGHSFDENSVAEKAFLRAIAATDLLYEKYKPLAQSATYLFQMWFMLIERALEKGYDFKNPKALAAATEYMFESSRTKNVTKKYYADQYGITTNTLTKYVNELIQFLPLFNA; this is translated from the coding sequence TTGAATAAAAAAAATAAAAAGGTTTTAAAAGAAAATATTATTTCATTTTTGCCTACAGGCGAATACTACTATAAAAAAGCATTAGATGAGCTTCAAAAAGAACAATATGAAAAAGCACATAAATATTTAAAAAGAGCAGCAGATTTGAGTCCAGATGATCCATTAATATTAATGCAATATGCCATTTTACAAATGGAATTAGATAACTTTGATTGGGCACATGAGCTTCTAAGAAATGCACATGATATTGACCCAAATGAGTCAGAAATCGTGTTTTTCCTTGCAGAAGTGAATGCGCATTTAGGAAATTTTATGGACGCCAATCGATTTGCAAAAATGTATGTGGAAATGGATATTCGCGGGGAATATACAGAAGAAGCAATGGAAATTGTAGATTTCACAGAGCAAGAAGATTTAGAATCCATGGAAATGGACAGTCCATCTAGCGAAGCTCTTTTTCTTCAAGAAAAATCTAGACGCTTAATGGAACAAGGAAAATTTCAGGAAGCAGTAGAATTGCTAGAATCATTGATTATTGATAACCCAGACTTTTGGGCTGCATACAATAACTTGGCACTTGCCTATTTCTATGTTGGAGAAGAGGAACAAGCAAAAGCGTTACTTCATAAAGTCTTAAGCGAAAACAGAGGGAATATTCATGCCCTTTGTAATTTAGCTGTAATTCATTATTATGAAAAAAACACAGAAGAATTAGAAGAAATTACTGATTTCTTATCGAAGATCAATCCGTATTTTATCGAGCATCGATATAAAATGGGCGCAACTTTTGCCTTAATTGGAAAATATGAAGAAGCTTTTAAATGGTTGAGAAGTTTACAGCGAAAAGGCTTTGAAGGAGATCCAGGATTTTATTTCTGGTTAGCTCATTCCGCATACTTTGCAGGACATGAGGAAATTGCTCGAAATGCTTGGAAGGCATTGCTGAAACTGGACCCAGAAAAAGCAGGATTCGAGCCATGGCTACCTCAAATTAAGGAAATAAATGATCAAGGTACGGAACATCAAAAGGAATTCATTTTGGAGAAGCTTCAAAACGAACATGTAAGTGAACGTATCTTTGGATTTTATTTGTTAGGAAAATCAAAACATCGGTCAGAAATAATTTCTCATCCCAAGTGGATTGTTGTAGACGAGTTAGGCACGATGGAAAAATTGTTTTTAGCACAGTCATTAGGACATTCATTTGATGAAAACTCAGTGGCGGAGAAAGCTTTTTTACGAGCAATCGCAGCAACAGATTTGCTTTATGAAAAATATAAACCGCTTGCACAATCTGCTACTTACCTGTTTCAAATGTGGTTTATGTTGATAGAACGTGCACTTGAAAAGGGATATGACTTTAAAAACCCAAAAGCGTTAGCTGCTGCAACAGAATATATGTTTGAATCATCTCGTACTAAGAATGTGACGAAAAAGTATTATGCGGATCAATATGGAATTACTACAAATACCTTAACCAAATATGTCAATGAACTAATTCAGTTTTTGCCGCTGTTTAATGCATAA
- the hisIE gene encoding bifunctional phosphoribosyl-AMP cyclohydrolase/phosphoribosyl-ATP diphosphatase HisIE, giving the protein MTNLQFDEKGLIPVIVQHAITREVLTLAYMNKEAYTKTVETKETWFFSRSRQELWHKGETSGHTQQVISIREDCDSDALVVEVLPNGVACHTGEETCFHKTVEKFDDTVGYNTITSLINIIEEREKEMPEGAYTTYLFEKGVDKICKKVGEESAEVIIASKNNDAEELKWEAADLIYHLLVLLQNQKVSFYDLLQVLQKRHESKTHK; this is encoded by the coding sequence ATGACAAATTTACAATTTGATGAAAAAGGACTTATACCTGTTATAGTTCAACATGCAATTACGAGAGAGGTATTAACACTTGCTTATATGAATAAAGAAGCATATACAAAAACAGTTGAGACCAAGGAAACTTGGTTTTTCAGTAGAAGTAGACAAGAATTATGGCATAAAGGGGAAACTTCCGGGCATACGCAGCAAGTCATTTCGATTCGAGAAGATTGTGATTCTGATGCGCTAGTGGTGGAAGTATTGCCAAATGGAGTAGCTTGTCACACAGGCGAAGAAACTTGCTTTCATAAAACAGTTGAGAAGTTCGATGATACAGTTGGTTACAATACAATCACTTCCTTAATTAATATCATTGAAGAAAGAGAAAAAGAAATGCCAGAAGGGGCATACACCACTTACTTATTTGAAAAAGGTGTAGATAAAATTTGTAAAAAGGTTGGGGAAGAGTCTGCTGAAGTGATTATAGCGTCTAAAAATAATGATGCAGAGGAATTGAAGTGGGAAGCAGCGGATCTAATTTACCACTTGTTAGTGCTCTTACAAAATCAAAAAGTGAGCTTCTATGACCTTTTACAAGTATTACAAAAAAGACATGAGAGTAAAACACATAAATAA
- the hisA gene encoding 1-(5-phosphoribosyl)-5-[(5-phosphoribosylamino)methylideneamino]imidazole-4-carboxamide isomerase, with protein MTSIQIYPAIDMKGGKCVRLYQGDYAQETIYGDSPFEMAKKFADEGATWIHLVDLDGAKDGEKIHANEVIRIAKELPVHVQIGGGIRTKEDVRFYLENGVDRVILGSLAISQPETVADLIEEFGGERIVIGLDAKDGMVATHGWLETSTQSAVEVGQYFASKGAIHVIFTDIATDGTLQGPNLAANKELAEATGLSIIISGGISSLEDIGEVVKLAKDTTVRGVITGMALYNNRFSLTEALQKVTECEDK; from the coding sequence ATGACGTCTATTCAAATATACCCAGCGATTGACATGAAAGGCGGAAAATGTGTCCGTCTTTATCAAGGGGATTATGCGCAAGAAACGATTTACGGGGATTCTCCATTTGAAATGGCTAAAAAGTTTGCGGATGAAGGGGCAACTTGGATTCATCTAGTAGATTTAGATGGTGCAAAAGACGGGGAGAAAATTCATGCAAATGAAGTCATTCGGATTGCAAAAGAACTTCCTGTACATGTCCAAATTGGTGGTGGAATTCGTACGAAAGAGGATGTTCGTTTTTATTTAGAAAATGGTGTGGATCGTGTCATTCTTGGCAGCCTTGCAATATCACAACCAGAAACAGTTGCCGATTTAATCGAGGAGTTTGGTGGAGAAAGAATTGTTATTGGACTTGATGCGAAAGATGGAATGGTGGCTACACATGGTTGGCTAGAAACATCGACACAATCAGCCGTTGAAGTAGGACAGTATTTTGCATCTAAAGGTGCTATACATGTCATTTTTACTGACATTGCGACGGATGGTACGCTTCAAGGGCCAAATTTAGCGGCCAATAAAGAGCTTGCAGAAGCAACTGGTCTATCGATTATCATATCCGGAGGGATTAGCTCACTAGAAGATATCGGAGAAGTTGTGAAGCTAGCAAAAGATACAACAGTTCGTGGTGTGATAACAGGAATGGCATTATACAACAATCGATTTTCTTTGACTGAAGCATTGCAGAAAGTAACGGAATGTGAAGATAAATAG
- the hisB gene encoding imidazoleglycerol-phosphate dehydratase HisB, whose product MNKRTAKMERMTNETKVFVEIDLDGEGNAVINTGVPFMDHMLDLFTKHGLFNATIKANGDTHIDDHHTTEDIGIVLGQAVKEALGDKKSIKRYGNAFVPMDDALAQVVIDISNRPHLEFRAQFPTQKVGNFDTELVHEFLWKFALEARMNVHVIVHYGMNTHHIIEAIFKALARAIDDAITIDERVKGVPSTKGLLT is encoded by the coding sequence ATTAATAAAAGAACAGCTAAAATGGAAAGAATGACAAATGAAACTAAAGTATTTGTTGAAATAGATCTAGATGGTGAAGGAAATGCGGTAATTAATACGGGCGTTCCTTTTATGGATCATATGCTCGATTTATTTACGAAACATGGGTTATTCAATGCAACAATAAAAGCAAATGGCGATACACATATCGATGATCATCATACTACGGAGGATATCGGAATCGTACTAGGTCAAGCTGTGAAAGAAGCATTAGGCGATAAAAAAAGCATTAAACGATATGGAAATGCATTTGTACCAATGGATGATGCATTAGCGCAAGTAGTGATTGATATTTCAAATCGTCCGCATTTAGAATTCCGTGCTCAGTTTCCGACACAAAAAGTAGGAAATTTTGATACAGAACTTGTACATGAGTTCTTATGGAAATTTGCACTGGAAGCTCGAATGAATGTGCATGTCATTGTCCATTATGGCATGAATACTCATCATATAATTGAAGCTATTTTTAAAGCATTAGCACGTGCAATTGATGATGCCATTACAATAGACGAACGTGTGAAAGGCGTACCTTCAACCAAAGGATTACTTACATAA